tgcatacagggtcatcattatcatctttctaaattccgtatatatgtgtcagtatactgtattggtgtttttctttctggcttacttcactctgtataattggctccagtttcatccatctcatcagaactgattcaaatgaattctttttaactgctgagtaatactccattgtgtatatgtaccacagctttcttatccattcatctgctgatggacatctaggttgtttccatgtcctggctattagaaacagtgctgcaatgaacattggggtacacgtgtctctttcaattctggtttcctcagtgtgtatgcccagcagtgggattgctgggtgataaggcagctctatttgtaattttttaaggattctccacactgttctccatagtggctgtactagtttgcattcccaccaacagtgtaggagagttcccttttctccacaccctctccagcatttatggcttgtagacttttgtatcacagccattctgactggtgtgaaatggtacctcattgtggttttgatttgcatttctctgataatgagtgatgttgagcatcttttcatgtgtttgttagccatccgtatgtcttctttggagaaatgcctatttagttctttggcccattttttaattgggtcgtttatttttctggaattgagttgcataagttgcttgtatatttttgagattagttgtttgttagttgcttcatttgctattgttttctcccattcagaaagctgtcttttcaccttacttatagtttcctttgttgtgcagaagcttttaaaggAAAAGCAGTGTTAAATCTTCAACActtttatatatgataatatgAGATTTGAAATAAATCCTGTAGGCAGTAGGAATTAGCAAAGTCCTCAGCAGGAAGACAACTTGATTAGATCAAAGCTTTAGAATGATTATTCAGGTTATACTGAGAACAGATTGGAAAGGGAGGAGACCCAAACCTGGGGAATCAGTTGGTCTACTGCAGTGGTCCTAACAAGGAAAGGTGAGGTCCTACCTTGAACAgtgcagagagagagaacacatACAGGAGCTACTTAGAAGGCATACTTAGTACAGCTTGGTTGAGAAAAACATATGGGTGGCTAGAAATGAGTCTAAGACAATCTCAGTATCTGTATTTGAAAACTGACTAGAAGATAAAACCCTATTCAGTGTCACAGAGTAATAAGAAGAGAAGCATTTTGAGTAGCAAGATGTGTTCAGAATTTAAGGACTGATGGTAGCCAGGTGGCAATAACTAAAAAGTTATTTGAAATTCTGAGTAAAGTTTGACTGGAAAATTAAATACCATTgatgaaaaatatcttaaaatttaacttaaaattttatagaaatataggaatttgttttcatttcactaATAGCAATGGCAAAAGCTTTTAGCTATACATATATTTCATAAGAATGTTATTTTCATATCCCTGAATAGTAATGACAAAACCTTTAAGCGTCACACATAATTAACATATGCATTTTATAGATACCTattaaacaaaacaagacaaaaccccCAAACAACAAATCGAGTGCTTTCAACAAATCAGAAAGATTACATTGAAACTGATACAGTCAAATGCTGCTAGAAGCATTGGAAATTGAAATGACATTTTGGGAAGACCATGTCAATATGTTGCAAGAGTTATAAAGATGATCATGGGATTTTGCCTGGTAATCCTACTCCTGGTTATTAAAAGGAATTTATTCAGTGTATATTAATGAAAATTTACCTTATAGATATAGTCTACATGACAATAAGTTATAAGGGAATAAtttaatgtgtgtgcatgtgtgtttgttgttgttgttaagtctctaagtcgtgttcaacttttttgtgactccatggactatagctggccagactcctctgttcatgggatttcctaggcaagaatgctgaagtggattgccattcctttcctcagggaatcttcctgacccagggatctaacccatatctcttgcttggcaggcaggttctttaccactcaaccaccagggaagtccttttgtaTGAATTTACACAGTAGAAATCTGAAGACGATGAAGAAACATGGGAGGATATTTACATTGCCATGAAAATATCAGTATTTGTAATTGCCACAATTATCCAAACATATGTATACCAATAGAGACTCATTGAAAAACATTAAAGATAAAAACAATCTGAATGGCaatattataattttgttttactttttttaaaaataaagtttgtcaggacaaattttcaaaatcttttttaaaaggtatatatAGTAAACTACAATAAAGAAAACCTGTGAATATAAACAAGGCTACAAACACTCTTATTTAATTGTTTCTTGGCATGTGGGAAGAGTGGAGTGATAAAGGGGATCAGTTGAATGGcaacacaggaaagaaaagagaagaaaaagaagacagaggAATGAGAAGCTCAAAGCAGCAGTCTTACTCTGGCTCCCCAAGGAGTCACcaaggatggtggtggtgatttagtaccaagtcgtgtccagctcttgcaaccccatggactgtatatagcctgccaggctcctctgtccatgggattctccaggcaagaatacaggagtgggctgccatttccttctccccaaggGTGGTACCCCAGGCATATTATCCAGTGGTGGAAGCCTCGTGCCACAGCGAATGCTGCATGAGCTGGTGGGGGAACGGGACCACGGGGACCACCCCGCCCCTTTCCTTTGCACCCTGTCCCGGCTGGGCATCACACTGACATGGCCTTGGGACATGTGTGCAGTGGGAGGTTTGAATTTAGACTGGTGGCAGGAGAGGAGACAGCTACGTTTCTTTTGTACACACATAAGGTTTCACTAACACTTTAAccacaggaggaggagaaaaggctACAAGATGTGGGGTTAGCGTGAGTGGGGACAAAGGAACTTTTTTTCAAACTAAGAAAGCACCAGTATTGCAAAGACTTTCCGTGATTCCACACCCACCTTGAAAGTCCCCCTCTCAGCACAGGAAGTAGGCTGACCACTGGGGGCAATAAAAGAGACTCAGAGGAGCCAAGGTCCTCAGCCTCTTGCTGCACAGCTCAACAGGACCTCAGCCATGAAACTTCTCATCCTGACCTGCCTGGTGATCTGCAGTCTCGCTGCATACACTGTGGAAGGTGAGTCAAAGGTTATTTATGAGATAAGGAACATCTAGGTGTACAGGCAGTGGCCAGGCATTTTGATATTGACTCAGGTTTTGAATGGAGTAAATTACTTTCTCCAAGCTAAGCCTCAGTCTTTCTGTGAGCAAAATGGGTATAATTTGACACTAGAGGACTTTGTAGATTTTGAAGATAGAACTTCATTACAGTCTGGGCTCCTATTTTTCACAACTAAGTAATCTGGGGtaaatttcttaacctctctgggcctagGTTGAATTATCTTTAAGATAAATGTAATAACTAATTTGCTTACCTACAATTAACATGAAATACATCTTATGATCATTTATCAGATTTCCAGGCAAATACTAATTTGTTTATTAATGTTAGGTGCAGCATAATGAAAACAATTGTATATACTTTTGAAGCTTTTGACTATCTAgtattgataaattaaaaaacatttacccctttgctgttcacctaaaaTTATCATAACGTTAATTtgttataccccaatacaaaataaaaagttcaaaaaatagaaatagatataCCAGGGTTTAAATAATGTGTTTGTTCAATAAAAATAACTGCCCCATATCtcaaaaaaaatgcttaaaaatgtaAAGCATTCATGATGGGGGAGTGAGCTAGAGGGTATATGTTCTGAAGCAAATCAATGTTTTGTATTAAAACAGAATTGACTGGAAGCTCATGACCTCATATCTAGGAAATCAATTTTTACCTTTTAAGTGTGTAGGAGAGAATATTATTATTGCTATGAATGTTGTTCCCACTTGTGATAAATTTCTTGAGTTTATAAAAGACCATAAGTACTAACAAATATCAATGACTTTTATACAATCAATTAAACTTATAAGACATATCCAGATGAGATTTAGTTACACTGAGAGTTTCCTGAACATTTTACACATACTTATtaaaagatcatttttttttcccagctggtAGGAGTGTATTTTTCCTTATGTCTCTGACAAGAGGGAATATCCTTTGATTATAAATAACTCAGTTAACTTGCCTTTCAACCTCTTAATCTGCAGCCTTCTTACTTAGACTAGAATAGATCATGTATCTGTCAGGGTGCCCATAAATAGAGATGGCACTGTTTGGAACCCCTTGAAATTGGGCCctgaataaaaaaatattgttgAAATGGAAAAGTTTATGCCAAGTGTTGTCTAAACCATGGCCAGCTGACATTTTCCTGGAAAAATAGGCTGCTGTATGATGGAAACCATGAATGAATAGGGGAATGAAGACTGATGAGGACTGCAGTCATTTGAGTATTTCCCTTTCACTGGGTTCAGAAAACatttagcattaaaaataaattggtaAATATAGAGGGTAAAGAATGTGATATTGAGTGATGGAAAGAGGAGATGAAGAGCAATGTTAGTGAACACCTGCTCAGTGTCATGATTATAAAAATCTTCTGATTTCAGCAACACTACATCAGAAAGCTCAGATTTGATCATTATCAACTATTTTTTTAGATACTTTTTGGCTTAATCTTTCTCAGAGAAATATTCTGTTAGAATATTTGCTTCCCTGAAGAGCAAATACCAGTCTCTTCATCTTAGGAGAAAATAGGCACACAGAAACCTTCATTAGATTTTAGCAAATCTGTAACATTATTAACCCTCCCATGTtactttcctttctccaatgTAAGATGTtctcaaaactgaaaaatttaatCTCCTTTTAGCCCTTCTATTGGGGATAAGAACTTTATGAACTACTTCCTTTATAACTTtcacattttaacatttaaaataacaccTTTAGTGATTCAGTCAAAAATGAGCTACCTCTCCCATGTTTAATATTGACTGTCCCAAACTACTCTTTATCAGGTCACTCTTTGTTATTTGATTGATGACACTCTAACATTTATATTAttagaaattacattttatttttgtttacttggtTTTCTGTATAGGTGTGGGGAGTGAAGTTCTAGAAAAGAGCATCTGTGTGAGCCTGACTACACAGCGACTGCCAGTTAAAAACATCAAGACCTACACCATCAAGGAGGGCTCTATGAAAGCAGTGATGTGAGTTTCTCTCCCCAAAGCTGGGCTTGATGGAACACAGTATACAGAAATGCCACCCTCCTCGGGAAAAATAAGTTAACAAGGAGGAAGACCTCAACTTAGCCAACAgtccttttgtttttccatattaaCCAAGTCTTTGTGTAGCCCCAAACAATGATGATGACAAAAAAATTGGCAACCAAGTGAAGACTGTCACCCTCCTTTGTGATTTATCTTAACAGAATAATCGGACTGGGAACCAGATGAATAATATGCTCATTCTGGAGGGTTAGGTTTAGAGATGTTTGGGTCAGATCAGGATTTGAGCACAGAGCCACACTGGTGTGGGatgcctcccttcccatccacccACACCcctgcctttctcttcctttttggtGTTCTGGAGTAGAATGCCATATTTTATCAGTTGCCACATCTCAAGGAATAGTGTCAACAATTAGCCTACATGGTACCATTCTCTTTccagtatttcatttttaaaatagcaacacTTCCCAAAATATAATTACAACTTTACCACCAAAAATATGATGAAGAATCCACTCTTTGCCCAGAAAATAAGATGAATGTGTTTAGATTTCAAAAAGAAGATGACACGTAGTaaataacctgctgctgctgctgctgctaaatcacttcagtcgtgtccgactctgtgcgaccccatagacggcagcccaccaggcttccccgtccctgggattctccaggcaagaacactggagtgggttgccatttccttctccaacgcatgaaagtgaaaagtcaaagtgaagtcgctcagtcatgtccgactcttagtgacctcatggactgcagcccaccaggctcctccatccatgggattttccaggcaagagtactggagtggggtgccattgccttctccaataacctAGATGGCTTCAGATGTCTAGTTTAATTGCATCATTTGGTAGCAATGATGAGAAAAGGAACTTGCACAGAATTCTGAACAAGGAATCTGGGTATTATCTGGAGATGTTTTTTCTTCATGGAAAAAATAGATTGCAGAAGAAAGATTTTCACTGAAGATCTAATGGAATCTAATTTTCATTCCAAATCTATCTGGAATACTGATTTGTCCAGTCGTTTCTGCACAAGATCTCTTTTATAAAATCTGATCTTAACTTTTGGTCCCAAGGCTTTGAAGATATGACTAATTTTGCCTATCTTTTCCTTGCATTGCAGATTCATTACCAGACGTGGCCTTAAAGTCTGTGCTGATCCCCATGTTGAATGGGTGAAAAAAGCCGTCCGAACAATAGACAAGTCCACCAGGAGAAATGTGAGCCAGAGC
The Ovis canadensis isolate MfBH-ARS-UI-01 breed Bighorn chromosome 12, ARS-UI_OviCan_v2, whole genome shotgun sequence genome window above contains:
- the LOC138415881 gene encoding lymphotactin-like; translation: MKLLILTCLVICSLAAYTVEGVGSEVLEKSICVSLTTQRLPVKNIKTYTIKEGSMKAVIFITRRGLKVCADPHVEWVKKAVRTIDKSTRRNVSQSKPTEAQQSPKTAVTLTG